The sequence below is a genomic window from Brettanomyces bruxellensis chromosome 9, complete sequence.
CAGCGAAACTGCAAAATACGCCTCGGTCAAGCTGGCTGAAATTAGaagaaaggtgaaaaatgtgGTCACCACTCCAGAAATCCTCTCTTCACCTGTGACTTTCCACCAGGATGAGTACAGACACTCCGTGCGATATTGTAGGGATCTTGTGCAGGCCTCTTCTACCATATCAGCGCACTTATTTCAACAACTTGAGATGGGCACAAGTGTATAGTTACAAACGGCGGGTCTTTTTATAAACTGTTTAGTAAAGTTACTTATCTATATTAATGAAGTTTATGCGTGGAAGAAAGGAGAGCTGCGTATACGTAGGGAAAGACTTTAATGCCACCTTTACATCTTTCGTCTACCTTCCTTAATGCTTTTATTAATTCCGCTTGCCTCTTCTGcctctctttttcttcccgGGCTTTTTTCTCAGCCTTATCCTAGAACCGCGCTTAGAAGCACCTAGAAACGATATACTAGTAGGACGCTGTAGAGGATTCTTGAACGAGATCATGTTATCATTGCTGTCTATAGCTATCGACCCCACCGTATAGTTTTGCTCTTTCTTTTGcgctttctctttcttttgcgccttctctttcttttgcgccttctctttctctttttcctgtCCTTTCTCCTTAGTATTCCTCTTCAcccatctttttctttgccgTCCCTTCAAAGGCGACGATGGTACTACAAGCGGCTTCGTTTCAACAAGTTTGACAGGCGTGACTGAAAACACAGACTCCTCCCTTTCGTCTGGCTGCTCTGATAAGTTCAACTTCTCcatattctttcttctcctgcCCAGTCTTGCACTAATACTCTCAATACCATTCGGCAGAGAGTagtcttttcttttcctgcttcttttcctgccTCTTTTCCCAGCTTTGCTTCTGGAATAACTTGTTTCCGTCCATTCTTGATCTCCATCTCCATCATCATACTCAGAGTCAGAAGCAGTGTTATCTGTTCCTGTGTCAATATCATTGTCAGAATTAGTACTAGTGTTAGAACCAGTAGTGCCAGCATTAGTACCAGCATTAGTGCTAATGTTAATCACTGTATTGGCGCCTGTATCAGTGCCAATATTAATGCCAATGTTGATCGTATTAGTTCCAGTATTAATTTCCGTACTATTCCCAATATTTCCAGTACTAGTACCACTTCTGTCATGAacctcttcatcttttttatcatccTTCTTTGCGGTTCTGTCCTCGATCTGCAGTTTTACTTCCGTAGGTCTCGACACATCTAAATCATGCTCTAAGCCACTGCTACTTGATGCTTCCCTACTTGGTTCAAACTGAGATGCAGACTGCTCACTTTCTTGAGTTTCCGTCTCAGAGTCTTTTACCGACTTGTCAGATATGATGTTGACCTCCTTCCATATTTGCACCTCCTGTCTTCCTCCAACTCTCATTGAAATGTTGTCTTTTGCAGACTTTAAATCATCTTCCAATTCTGtatccatatttttataCATTTCTTTCCGATCCGCTTTACCTGTTGTCTCTATAGCTTTAGTAGTATCTACAGTTGACGTACCATTTGATGCACGCCTACTTTTATCAACTGCCATAAGCTGGCCATTTTTTCCACCATTTCCACCATTTCCCAATCTTCTCGGCCCTCTTTTCCTTAACAACTTTTCATCTAaatccttctccttctgaATTTTCACACCATAAACATTATTCATCACATTTTCATGCTCCTGTTCAAGATTGATCAAAACAGGTGcactttctttcttgatTAAATCATCTGAATCATGCTTaatcatgcttttttcttcagacTCGTACTTAATcctatttctttcttctcgcTGATGACTAATCTTATGtatcatcatatttctgGAACGAACTATCgcttttttctcctttccGATCTCAAGcaaattttcttccttgaGAAGTTCATCAGGCACCATCTCAAgctcttttttatctctCTTACTCTTCATGGATGATTTCCCACCGGAAATGTCTCCATCTTTGAATGTGTGATGCTCAATTGTGCTATCTATGTTGCCAACTTTATTCTCTAATAGTATCTTGTTATCTTCATTGTTACGGGCTAACTCAGTTCCTAAAGTTGTTTTTTCCCAATTTTCCATCTTGAGAATTCCACTTTCCACCAACTTGTCCCCAGTGCTTATATCGGTTATGCGatcctttttttgaatcTCACTgtctttatcttcattttgTGTCTTTTCCGGGTTCATCCTGTGAGATATTTCAGCATCTGCATCCTTGATATTCAGAGAACCAACTTTGGATGCAGTAATAGAAAAATTATTCAGTGAGGTATTCTCAAGCTTCTTCGATTCGTCTGAAGAGGGTTCTACAGAATGATATTTCAAGGTTACAGGGAAGCTCAATCTCCCTGCAGGATCATCTTCGGCGTCTTTTATGGGCTTAGGCTCAATTATGATGAGAtcgtcatcttcattatcGGATTTCACATCATTGCCGGAGGAAGCTTTATCACCATCTGCATCTGCTTTTTGGccatttataattttttctttggcaACTGTATCATTAGTTTCAGTTCCTATTTTACTGCTATCTCCACCAGAAGTCTCTACTTGCTTCTTTAAAAGCTTAATTAACACTTTCCTTAAAGTTGGCCTCATCCTTTTCCTCTCCTCAGGTCTGAAAATATCGTTTGAAACCCGGGCTGTCTTCGACAACACCTTTTCCTGAAAACTTTTTGGATCCTGAAAAAAGACATTCAGATTGTAGATAACATGCAAACCACAGTCGTTAAAGTTCTTTTGACGTGGTATTGGTGCATTATGCCTAACAAAGTCACTGGTATCCAAGTCAAGATTGTACTTGTCCTTGGCGTATCCAATAAGAAAGTTCTTGAGGAGTGGGGCAACGCTTACATGCATCTTTCGAAGAGaatccaaaatataaatgtgCCCACTTTCGAaatacttctttctttttcgtAAGAGTCCCTTCTCCTTCGGTATATTCAActcctttctttttgaaggtGATGATTCAGGCTCCTTTTGCTGCGAAGTACTACCCAACAAATCGTCTTTTTTCACCGGCGATTCATTCTTTACAGAAGATTTAGAGTCATCAGAtgcatcatctttcttgAGCCGCgacatcttcttctcaacaATTGCATGATCTCTCCTCTTTGCCATGCTTTGCTTCTTAACTCCGGGAAGATTATATATGATAACGGAATACCAATGAAGCTCAGACATAATCGGAATAATGACGTATTCGTGATCAAAAAGATCGTCTGTTGTTTTGAACCAACTTTTCACGTTGTTATAACAATTCTCAACCACAGAAGAAGGATTAGCCAACtgggaaaagaagaaagagttAAATATCTCCACTTGGTTGTCGCCCAAATGGCCTGCCTCTTTAGCTTTTCTGTAGTTGAAGTTGAGGAAGAAGTCAACAATGGAGTCGTTAATCCAGTTACTGTTGTAGAGACATGTGAAGTCATTATTTGTGATTATCATAGTCTTCTTGGGTGCAATCTTGTAGTGTAAAGGGGGTCGAAAGACAATCTGATCCCGATATGGGATAGCCTCCGTAACAATTTCTGCCACATCTGGTGATAGAACGTTCGTTTGCTTGCCATTAAGATCTTCTGGATGCtgatcatcatccaaatcAAGCCTTATCTCCATCTTGTGCGCCTTGTGATAGTCGATATTTCTATGCGATCTACTTCTGAGCTGCATGTACGAATCTGACCCGAGTATGCCTACAAAATTCGGATCTTTCACTTTTAACCTTGTCTTTCTCTCCGACCCATAAAATGTCTTTGTGCTCGTTGCTGAAAGGCCAGCATTGTCTGAAAAGGAGCTGACCTTCACCTCTGCACCATATTCTTCAAGACGATGAACAAGGTCATCGTATTTATTTCGGCTGCAAGGATCCAGATGAATTCTGACGGTTTTAAAAGTGACCTCCGATGTTCTCAGCTTGCCTTTCATTATCTCCTTCAATTTCAAGATCACGCATATCCGAAAATCCGCCCGATGCTCACTTATGTATACTATTTCCACCTGGCTTGGTTGAATGTTTATAAACGATGTATCCAACTCATTCCGTATAATAATTCCTTTTGAAGAACAAAACATGGTGAGTGGCTTGCTTGTTCGACATGCGTTAGATCCATCTTTGAGAAAAAGCCGTAGGACTTTCATTTCTGTCACATCTTCCTCGCTTTGCGTTTTCTGCTTTGTAATTTGCATTTCTTCCACATTTTCGATACTCTTCTCTCTATTTTCAGCATCTGGAACATTGATTGGGATGGGTCCATCTTGAAACGAAGGCGATTCAGGCTCATACACCGGTTTTCTATGCAACTGTTTGATCGGGGATGAaatatcaacaattttgTTGTGACTTAAAACACTTTGCGCCAGTCTCAAAGATTCATCTATTTGGGAATTAGAAAACGATGCTCCTTCAGGCGGACTCACTAACCGAATAGGCGAGACAGGCTCAATGTCCATATGCAGAGGCCTGGGTGTCAACCGTCGTCTTTTGTGATGATATGTCGAATTTGGCCTTATCGAACCCGTAAGAGTGTCTGTGGGTCTTACACGCCTTCGGCCGACTTGTAATGACCGAAACTTCTTGTTTGCGTCAATTCTATGTATGGATGGTCGAAAAAGTGATGGCGAATCGGAGCTTCCGAGCTTTCTTCCATGTAATCTTGGGTTCATTAACCGCTTCTGCTGATTATCCTCTTGAATTGTGTATATGGCCATCGTAAGAAATATTGCAGCGCCAACTTTTGCTTCTGCCTTAAAGATGATTCTTTTGTACTCTGTTTGTTCTttgtgaagaagaaaaaaataatagtTTGCGCTTCACctttgaatatatttgctGTTTCAAGTTATTGCCAACCTAGTATGAAATTCGTTAAATAATGATCTGTAAATTTGAGAGGCTTTGGCTGGGCATATAATTCAGTCTCAAAGCCTCATTCAATTATCCTGTGACTTGATTACCTAACGATTGACAATAAACGAAAGCAGGTAGTCCTATTATGTTAGTGTGATCGACGTGTAAATGGGTTGAACTTGTATCCTATTGGTATGCGGAGATCAAGTTCGATTTATCGACTGTGCGTTGTTGGGCAACAGAGCGATCCTAAAAAacggaggaaaaaaatagacgatagaaaaaaaaaaaaagatagagaTAGGAATATGGAATATTAGTACTGGTTCACGGATGCGCTGATTCGTTAAGAAACAAAATCCTCTGTTTCTGGTAATGAAACAGAATACAACAATTGCAAACTATcaaacaaatatattaaaggagaaagaataCGTAAATGCCATTTTCCAATTGTAGAGATAATGAATAAATCTATGGTTTTGATCAATTTTTGTATGTGCCCTTACTGCCCTCTCTGGGGCCATAAActtgaattttatttgtgCATAGCCACAACTGCTCAGATGTTCTCACAGCCACAGCAGCCATCAGGCATACGATCGACGCGCCGGCATCTGGAAAGGtgaggaaaattttttattttttgctctATGTTAATTTTTCTCGGGAGGTGGGGGAGCCGACAATCCGGCAAGAGACTTCGCGGACgatatgaaaaataaaaataataacaaaTAGGGTAGAAAATCTCACTCTGTAGGACTCCACATAATAGTCAGCGGGTTGAAATAATTTTGAGTGGAGATAATTTGTGCATGACAAcgaatattctttttattcaCAACATGCAAGTTTacttcaaaaatttatttagATCAAGGCTGCAAAGTAAACCAGAGAACAGTGCGTTCATTTAAGACAGGAGAAAGATACatcttgaagatatttCCCTAAAATCTTGTACATAGGGGAAACAGTGTCAGAAATCTTTCCGGAATCTTCAAATTGATCTTTACCAAACGCATTTTTGCCCAAGGAAGTTGATACCAGGAACTGAAGAACGGCAAAATGTTGAGAAGTGGCGTGGCAAGAAGCACACAGCAGGCCCTTATTAGAGGCTCTGGGCTGAGAAATGCTCGTTTCAGTTCAAAAACTATATATAACAATATTGCCTCAATCAACGCAGGGGCACGGTACATGCAGAAAAACTGGAATGTAAGACAATTTCAAACATGCAGCAGTGCAGGGTACCCACAGTCGCCAATGAAGGTGTTTGTGGATACATTCAGAAAGGAGTGGAAAAAGAGTACAGAGCTTAATGATCAGATCAAACAGCTTAAGAGTGCTACTGACGAGATGGGAGACAGTGAGGCATTTAAAAAAGCCAGGGAGGCATATTTGAAGGCACAGAAGCAGTCTGGAACTATTGCAAAGACCGCTGCCAAGGCTGCAGAGGCAGTTGGTGGTGCAGCAGCAAAAGCATGGGATTCACCAGTTGGAAAAGGTGTCCGTAAGACTGTAGAAGCAACTGCAGATGTTGCAGACAAGGTGATCGAGCCTGTGAGGAAGACAAAGGCATATAAGGAGGCAAAAGAGGCGTACGATGAAGGAGCGTCGTATTATGGACTGTATGAGACGAAAGAacagaggagaaaaagacgAGAGAgggaaaaattgaaagagcCAAAGACTGTGAAGGCCAACGATGATGCTGGCATGTCAGTTGTGGCTGTGGATGCAAAACCAAAGGAGAGCTTGAAGGATAAGTTCAAACTGGCGCCAAATTCGCCTTTGAAGAAGGCTAGTTCATTTCTTAAGGAGAAATGGGAGGAGGCAGACAACCCACTTCTTGTTTTGATCAGGAACGTTGGCCACAAGATCAACAAGCTTTTCGCAGAGACCGAGAATGCGAAAGTGGTCAAGGCTTTCCAGCAGATGGATCCAAACTTCACAGTGACGAAATTTAACAAGAAGTTGCGTGAATACATCGTCCCGGAGGTTTTAGATGCTTACGAGTCTGGAGACCAGAAGACACTAAAGAAATGGCTTTCGGAGGCACCTTTCAACATAATAATGACGCAGCAGAAGCAGCTTCACCAACAGGGTGTTATAAATGACGGCAGAATCCTCGACATCAGAAATGTTAGTGTTGTGGCATACAAAATACTCGAGCCAAATGAAACTCCCGTGCTAGTTACAGGATCAAGAGTGCAGGAAATCGTTTCATTCAGAAATGCAAAGACTGGTGCCGTGGTTGCAGGATCTGATGAGGATATAGTTGTGTCATCATATGCAATGGTTCTTACTAGAATACCTGAAGAAATGGATGATCCAGTTACTGATGGATGGAGGGTGCTAGAGTTTGTCAAGGGTGGCTCTAGAACGTTTACCTGATGCGATATTTCATAAATttgttttgcttctttcttttttgttcttcgTTATCGTTTGTCATTAATTGTAAATAGTGGTACAAATTAGCCATCAGGTTTCATCATATCCTGTTACCTATAATATGTTAAGGTGAAGCATCCGGGCGTTGTGTCTTTTATAAAATCATACTTTCTGTGCGCTAATATAGTGCGAATTGACCAtaatgcatttttcatAAAATTCTGCATATCAGCAATccacttcttttttataaCTTCCCGTTGCATATTCCAATATAATCCGAATCAACCACTATGTATCTTTTCATAACGTACTCTTCCACACAAAATGCTAATGTATCATACTGCACATCCACATCTCACCTTCCTATAGTAtactcttcttcttattacCTTTGATCCGCTTCTTGAACGTGACTTTCAACGCTGGCAGCtctccatcttcatcataaCCACCATCGCCATCAAAAGTAGACCCACTTTCTTGATTGAAGTTCCAACTGCTAAGCTCATTCTCAAACGCTGACTTGCTTCTGTTATTTATTGCAACTACAGGAGCGTTTGACTCTTCAATATGCCGATCCGGACTTTctatctccttcttttctcccTCAGATACTTCACTCCAGCCATTAAGATCTGCGGATACAAACTCTGCCTTTTTCTTATGTAATTCAGCCCGTTTcttgttgaaaagtttaCTTGCACGCCTTGGTTTTTCAACCTGGCCAAAATGCTTTTCTCCCACTTTTGATATAGAATGACCATATAATTCCTTATTTGCTACATTCAGCTGCACTTGCTCTTCTTTatacttctttttcatcttgtATATTTTGTCAGACAAGCTCCTTTTGTGCTTGGAACTTGCCTCATGGCCcttt
It includes:
- a CDS encoding uncharacterized protein (BUSCO:EOG09262ESR); amino-acid sequence: MLRSGVARSTQQALIRGSGLRNARFSSKTIYNNIASINAGARYMQKNWNVRQFQTCSSAGYPQSPMKVFVDTFRKEWKKSTELNDQIKQLKSATDEMGDSEAFKKAREAYLKAQKQSGTIAKTAAKAAEAVGGAAAKAWDSPVGKGVRKTVEATADVADKVIEPVRKTKAYKEAKEAYDEGASYYGLYETKEQRRKRREREKLKEPKTVKANDDAGMSVVAVDAKPKESLKDKFKLAPNSPLKKASSFLKEKWEEADNPLLVLIRNVGHKINKLFAETENAKVVKAFQQMDPNFTVTKFNKKLREYIVPEVLDAYESGDQKTLKKWLSEAPFNIIMTQQKQLHQQGVINDGRILDIRNVSVVAYKILEPNETPVLVTGSRVQEIVSFRNAKTGAVVAGSDEDIVVSSYAMVLTRIPEEMDDPVTDGWRVLEFVKGGSRTFT
- a CDS encoding uncharacterized protein (MEROPS:MER0011023) — translated: MAIYTIQEDNQQKRLMNPRLHGRKLGSSDSPSLFRPSIHRIDANKKFRSLQVGRRRVRPTDTLTGSIRPNSTYHHKRRRLTPRPLHMDIEPVSPIRLVSPPEGASFSNSQIDESLRLAQSVLSHNKIVDISSPIKQLHRKPVYEPESPSFQDGPIPINVPDAENREKSIENVEEMQITKQKTQSEEDVTEMKVLRLFLKDGSNACRTSKPLTMFCSSKGIIIRNELDTSFINIQPSQVEIVYISEHRADFRICVILKLKEIMKGKLRTSEVTFKTVRIHLDPCSRNKYDDLVHRLEEYGAEVKVSSFSDNAGLSATSTKTFYGSERKTRLKVKDPNFVGILGSDSYMQLRSRSHRNIDYHKAHKMEIRLDLDDDQHPEDLNGKQTNVLSPDVAEIVTEAIPYRDQIVFRPPLHYKIAPKKTMIITNNDFTCLYNSNWINDSIVDFFLNFNYRKAKEAGHLGDNQVEIFNSFFFSQLANPSSVVENCYNNVKSWFKTTDDLFDHEYVIIPIMSELHWYSVIIYNLPGVKKQSMAKRRDHAIVEKKMSRLKKDDASDDSKSSVKNESPVKKDDLLGSTSQQKEPESSPSKRKELNIPKEKGLLRKRKKYFESGHIYILDSLRKMHVSVAPLLKNFLIGYAKDKYNLDLDTSDFVRHNAPIPRQKNFNDCGLHVIYNLNVFFQDPKSFQEKVLSKTARVSNDIFRPEERKRMRPTLRKVLIKLLKKQVETSGGDSSKIGTETNDTVAKEKIINGQKADADGDKASSGNDVKSDNEDDDLIIIEPKPIKDAEDDPAGRLSFPVTLKYHSVEPSSDESKKLENTSLNNFSITASKVGSLNIKDADAEISHRMNPEKTQNEDKDSEIQKKDRITDISTGDKLVESGILKMENWEKTTLGTELARNNEDNKILLENKVGNIDSTIEHHTFKDGDISGGKSSMKSKRDKKELEMVPDELLKEENLLEIGKEKKAIVRSRNMMIHKISHQREERNRIKYESEEKSMIKHDSDDLIKKESAPVLINLEQEHENVMNNVYGVKIQKEKDLDEKLLRKRGPRRLGNGGNGGKNGQLMAVDKSRRASNGTSTVDTTKAIETTGKADRKEMYKNMDTELEDDLKSAKDNISMRVGGRQEVQIWKEVNIISDKSVKDSETETQESEQSASQFEPSREASSSSGLEHDLDVSRPTEVKLQIEDRTAKKDDKKDEEVHDRSGTSTGNIGNSTEINTGTNTINIGINIGTDTGANTVINISTNAGTNAGTTGSNTSTNSDNDIDTGTDNTASDSEYDDGDGDQEWTETSYSRSKAGKRGRKRSRKRKDYSLPNGIESISARLGRRRKNMEKLNLSEQPDEREESVFSVTPVKLVETKPLVVPSSPLKGRQRKRWVKRNTKEKGQEKEKEKAQKKEKAQKKEKAQKKEQNYTVGSIAIDSNDNMISFKNPLQRPTSISFLGASKRGSRIRLRKKPGKKKRGRRGKRN